Genomic DNA from Macadamia integrifolia cultivar HAES 741 chromosome 6, SCU_Mint_v3, whole genome shotgun sequence:
AATAAGCAGTTGGGTTGAAATTGGTAATGGGCTCTCCATTTTCACCTCTGACGAGATCGATGAACTGCCCAAGATTGCCTTCATTGATGAAATCGTGAAAACCATAGTCGTTATGTTGAGCTCGATGGGTTTGGAATTCTTGATTATGATCCATtggaatcttcttcttcttcttgatcatcCATGGCTTGGAATGTGATTATTAAAAGAAGACACAATTTGATAGCGTAAACGACTCCTGTCATGCTAAGGTGTTATTTTCACCAGAAACGTTTTTCCCGGAAAATTAcaaattttgaaaacccttGGTGGCTTCTGATCTTTGGTTTCTCATTAAAATTCATAGATATTTGGAGAAGGTCACATCCGTTCATGGCTTCATGCTCTGGTGACTGGTGTGAACTAAGTCGTTTAAGCTACCAGAAGgagaaaggaattttttttttttttcctcaccaCCGTATGAACGGAATCTAGGTACTAGCTAGATTGCGTTAAGCCATGACTTAAACGCGAGCTTCATGCCTGAGTCTAGATTGAGAACTCCATACATCATCAGTACTCTCTCATTCAGAGTAACAGAAGAGCTCTCGAAGGTAAGAACAACAAGAATAGATATAATGGGAAACTATGCTTTAGCCAACCAAGTGTTTCAAAAGGAGGACGCTATTGTTTCAAAAGGAGGAGAGTCTAGAGGTTGTGTTTATATGTATTCTTAGAATAGATTTAGGGTCTAGAACGTattcagaaaataaaatgaaacgaGTTTCATAATACATTCTAGACCCACCATACCCATGTAGATCTATTTTGAGAATCCATTAccaaataaaaccttaaatccttgCACCGTATGACTGATTTCAAGAATCTGCAGTTTGGGGAATAGTTTTGGTATTTCAAGGACTTAGGAAaggggttttatttatttatgtatataCCTCAGATTTTTTGTTGTAGTATTGATTGTATAGTTGTATTTAGTAGTTTCTtcatagataaatttttttGTGTATTATTCATATCAATTTCCTTTCTAAGAGAAGAGTTTTGAAGTTTTCTATGTATATTGTGATAATCGGTGAGCAATAACACAAGCTAAGAAGTGCAGAGCACATCAGGAACAAATATGTGAAGCATAGGTATATATCATCTCTTTAGAGAGATTATTTTACGTGATGATGTAACGATTGCAAATGTTGACTCTACAGATAAATCATCCACTCGAATGACAATGTGTTCGTCACCTATTGTATTTGAGAAACTTGTTGAGAACATAAGTATAAAGTGCATTAGAGATATGCTTGGAAGTACAAGTGAGAGATTGTTAGATATGTGTCCATCAAACCAGAAAATTTTAATCAATATTAATTTCGTTTAATTTACATGATCATTAACCGGCTATGATTGTCCTTAGGTTTTTCACCTAAAATGTACTTGACTAGAGACATGATTGGACATCTTATTCATATGATCATCACATCTAGAATGATAATTCCATGACAAATGTGTGAATGCACATatggggtgtgtgtgtgtgtgtgtgtgtgcgcgctACTGGATCACATGAGAATCTTACATATGTCACTACCAGATAGGAAATAAGATTCTCATTTATAAAATTTGATTGGTCCCTTGACTTGAGAGGTCTTTATCATTGGGATTATGTATCATAACTTTTGGTGCATCAATGGTTGATGTCTTTATTTATACATTGACTTTGtatggatttagaatcataCAAAGATTATAAGAATCCAAATTTCACTCAAGCAAGATAGCCCACTATTAATAGACaccataattaaaaaaaagaagggaagggagtagtgaacatttttttttttttttactccccTCCCTCTTCCATTGaaacatctttctctctctcttcttccttccttagTGAAAACTAGGGtctcttgaaaccctaggtgaGAGAGTGTTATTGCGCATACCTGATGAATGCAACAGTTGGGTGGAACAAGTTCTTTGCATTCTCTAGCTAGTGTGAAGAACTAATTAAGATCCCATGGAAGAACTACGCTTGTGGTTCAAAAATTAACATATATCATCCCATTAAATTTTATTCAGTAAATTTATCATATGAGAAGAGATTAATTCGATCCTCCAAAGATTCGGGAATTTTCCATTACTTGTCAAGTTAAATTCCCTAACAAGTGTTGATTTGCGCAAGATGATGTTATACCATATAAGATAGATGATCCATCGTTAGAAGCCCATTACCACAAGAAAATTGAAATTTGGCGTAAGATTTTGGCAAAACCTACGCACACTCCTGGCATCCCACCAGTGGATCCCACTGGCATCCCACCAGTGGATCCCATAGTCTCCCTCTCTTCATCCAACATCCCCTATTATAATGGGGAAGTGCACTCTTGACATCGCTGTCATCTCTCTCCTAtgtagaaaaaatatatatataaactttgaaaaaaagaagcataaaTGATCCCATCACTCAATTACATCATTCCACGTCAAGCCCTATGAAGGCCCTATATTGAAGGCTAAAGGATGTCCATCGTATCATTCGACGTCCTCCTCCCACCAActctgtttttattttcaattctttCTAACAAACAGAAGAGTTGGAAGTTGGAATTGGTGATTTCCCACCATGTCCCCCTGGCAAggaccaccaccatcaccactcCTACTGTTTCAGAATTTGTGTGGTCTCTTCAAGTCATCGGAGTTGGTTGGTTATGTTATTTCTCGCTCCCTCGTCTTAGAGTAAAAATCATGAttttggaaagagagagatcctTGGACTGTGGATAAGGTTATCCTACGAGTacgggtgtcaattggtcgggtcgggtcggatcttggtcgggcttaatcagGTCTGACGGGTCTATGTCTTCGGACCATGATCTACCTATTTAAAGAATGAGTCAATCTCGATCGGTGTCTTGTCGGGGTCAATCGGACTCTGGACTTTAATCAAGCTTCTCCTAATTAGGCTAATTGGGCCTTAAACAGGTAATTAGTAACTCCTTAAACGGGCGTTAAATGATCtctacttttcttagatttaaaatactttaatttattttgttaaattatcaacaattttgaaaagatattacacttaattacagtcaataattgataaaaaaataataataataatatatatcctattctatcccaaaaaaaatcaaaatacatatataaaCGATCGAGTTAAATGTGTCGGTCCGAGTCAGGCTTATAAACAGGCCGGGCCGATCAGAAAGCCTAttgggcttaccccttgcagcATATACTACATATTTATAAATAGGCCGGTCTTAAGCCCGACAAGTTTATTAATCAGATCGGTCTAAGTCATACCATAAACATGTCAGACTCGATCGAACATATCGGAGCAGGCTTGGAAATGAAACCCCTACCTACGAAAACCACTTTCATTGGGATTAATTCATAAAGATGGAATTCATTAAAGGCTAAAGGATGTCCATTGTATCATTAAACGTCCTCCTCCCACCAactcttttctattttcaattccTTCTAACAAATAGAagagttggaagttggaacgGGTGATTTACCACTATGTCCCCATGGCAaggaccaccaccaccatcactattatttcaaaatttgactAGTCTCTTCAAATACATCTTTTTTGGTTGGAGTTGGTTGGTTGTGTTATTTCTCGTTTCTTTGTCTTGAGGGtaaaaattctgattttgaaaagagaaaaagattcTTAGATCGTGGATCACGCTTTCctatgagaatcattcttgtacaaGATTGATCCACATATATggaattcatccaagaaaaaactctatggtggattccatctgtatGGAATAATTCTAGTACAAGAATAGTTCTAGTAtaagaacctgatccactcttGATCTATACATGTCAATATGGGATCCTTTCTCAAGTCCTCTCACATCTTGACCACATGGGATTTATATTAACACTCTCTCTCATCCAAATCCCTGTTAAGAAAACCATTTTTCACGCCATGATTAATCTGATGGGAGAGATTCCTCCAACAATCGGTGACGTGCTGAACCCTCCCTgccttgaaaaaaatataattctcACTTTGCATCCCTTTTGCTATCAACAACTTTTCTTAGATTAGATTCGATGGTCTTTCATAGTTagtattattaataataaattgaaaaaactgAAAACGAAGGTCATGGTTATATATTTTTCTCACCAGTCCTCGTCAGTCCAGTCCCATCTGAAAAATTGGAGAGATTAGGTCAGCAGCTCTTTCATGTATGATTTTGTAATGACACatgcttttttctttcaataaattCCTTTCTAAACATTCTAGGTAAGAGCATAGAAGGACATTTATAGAAGTAAAAGAACATGTATTATCACAAAATCATACATGACCCATGCTCTCTCATGTTAAGTGTTGTATAGATCATATTCAATAGTATATAGAAGCAAGTAGCAACTGCGACAAAGATAGATTTTCAGAACATAACAACACTCCTTTATTTTAGGACTATGGTAGAGTCCAGTTTGTATTCCCAATAATCACAATAATCGTTACTCATAGTCATCTTCCTTCTCATGAGCATCTATCAAgccttagagagagagagagagaataataatCAAGAATCTTCAAGACTGAAGGACATCTTGCAGCCATATCTGGACCACAACTGTAGCTTCATGATCATGAAGATGAGTGACATGGTTGCTTGAGATGAGATGATAGAGGGTAGTGTGAAAGAGCTATAATACTGGCGTCTTGAACTCAAATCCCTGGTTGAGGAGAGCTCCTGTCACCCATATCTTCAACGTCGACATGTTCATCTCCTCACCAAATTCTCTTACCTGTCCATTTGTTCCATTGTCACACACCctgagacagagagagagatcatgtaATAATTAATACAAAAAGCTTACATTGAGGGAACATGTCAACACCAATTTGTCACAAACGGTACTGATATTGGAGTTTTGAACATCAAAGCACGTTAGTGATTCAAGGGCCTTGTGAAGAGCTACAGCCACCCCTTCTCCCTTAATGGATGCCAACCTCACATAGAAGCTTCTCTCCTCCACTTGGAACACATCCATCTAATATATTCAAATCACATTCAGGAAAGCATTTCAAGTGACTAATTTGATCACCATTATTAATATTAGTTCATCTAtcatgcaatatatatatatacctcaACTATCTTCCTGCAACTTAGATGGTTCTTGTCAAAATCTGGGATCTTCTTCGGCTTATCAGCCAGCCCTTGAAGTCTCTCTACTCCTCCTTTTAGAGATGACTCTAGCCCTGATATCTCAGTTTTTAGCTTTTTTGCTTCCATCTGCAACTCTTGCACGTACTGCACTGCATCTCCAACAATGGAGGCCTTGTCCATCTGCATTAATCCCATAAGAGAAAACCCACGATAAGAAATTCAATCATATGCTAAGTAGTATTAGGACATGGgtagaactcatccttaaaagtTAGCCCGTTGAAGAAAAGGTGCCTGAGTACCTATAAGTCTCTACACCGAACCCAACAATTAGTACTCATATAGAAGGAAAAGAGACACCTTAGTTATGTTAGGAACCAAGGAACGTAATGCATAAAGCTTCTCCTTCATACGTCCCCTCCGGCGCCTCTCAGATACCAAAGTTCTCGATCGATCGACGTTGTTCTTGGGGGATGTAGTTGTAGTTGCAGAGGAATTGTAGCCGTCATTATCgttctcctcctcttcccttattatttcatcttcttcactaAATGGTGGTAAGGAATTGAAAGTAGAGTTGGGATTTGAGTTGTTGATGGAATTAAAATCAGTAAACATGTCTCCAAGCATGGAAGCTGGAGCAAACTGGTTATCAACCAATCCTCCATTGAACATAAGAAGCTCGCTGCTGCCATcataatttggattgaaattggtGAGGATGGGTTCTTCTGCATTTTCCCCTCTAATGAGATCGATCAAATGATCGTAGTTGCTTTCATTGATAGAACTTTGAAAGCCATAGTTGCTAATATGCTCATGAAAAACTTGGAATTCTTGAGGATCCATTGCTTCTATCTCTCCTCCTCCTGTTTCAAAGCGCCCATAGTTGGTGAGAGATAGGACCATATATGTTGGTGTTATTAATAAAAGGTCAACAAATTTCttacacaaaaataatatattaataagtAAATAAAGGGTGTGCTAAGTGTGAATGGAATCAAAATGTGGGTTTATGGTCcctagaaagagaaaaaataaaatataaggatTTTTCATCTGCTAATagtttttcccctcttttggtGAAAAGGATTTGTCAACAATCAATAATCGATATTATTGAAGGGTGGGAAAGGTGCTTTACCCTACCTTGGTATCATGACAAGTTATCTATGCCATTGAAGGGTAGGTATTGAATTAAAATTCAtaataatttaaagaaaaagaaggttgtCAAGCTGTGTGTGGTACATATATGACTTTGTCATATAATTTGAATGGGTGAAATGACTGctatatttctcatgaaaaataaaattcactcTTGTTATAGTTTGATGAATTGAATTGGATCAACTTGAATACTTTGGATCAGATTAGTATCAACCTTATTCAATCTTGATTCTTAATACCATGTCGTTGAATCGATACAGATGAATTAggtaaaaaatcaattttttaatgATAACCAAGGCTAATTCTGTTTGATCCAAGCCAATCCTGATTGGGATCAGATTAATACCCACCCTATCCGATTCCAAGACTAATTCCATAATCTTAAACCATGACCCCTATTAGATGCCCCATATGCATTCTCAttgcgccccccccccccacacattGGTGTAGGGGCCACACAACCTGACTACAATCGCCCTCCCataatttataagaaaaaaagttttttgAACCACCAAAGTAATATATGCTAGCTCCTTTATatcaatttttctcttcttcacatTAATTGACCTCTCTACTCTTTTACGTAAGATACCATTTTGTCACATTTTATTGATACACTTATCTATGTCGTTTGCTCAAATAATCCTCTCCCTAATTTATAATGACCTAGGTGACCCGTATTTCATTTTTACTGTATAGGATTTAATGAATTAAATTAAGATAAATTAAAACTTCAGCTAAAGGAGGCTAATAACAAATATTTAGGTCGCGCTTTCTAATTATtagatcccttttttttttttttccctctaaaaGGAACCAATTTCGTTACATAAGATGTTCTAGAAACTATTAATTATTAGAATACTGTTTCTTTTGACAAATACTCAATGAGGGTAGTACTTACACTAGTGGGCCGGGCCATGCCAAGATCACCCCAACCAAAGTACATCACACACCAGGCAAAGCCAGACTCAAACCGACCCAAACTCATAGGTCCaatttaaatataatattttttggtaattttttctcgaagaaaacccttttttttttttttttgttaaacaaTCTAAAATTTGGTTTACTACGTTTGACTCTGGCATGAGCTGGGCTCGGGCTCGGGCTCGGGCAAGTCCAGCACAAACTTCACTTTAGGCCGCAAAAGTAAACCTCGAACCAAGTGACCCATATTTTGgctgttataaaaaaaaaaaaaaaaaaaactctgagtgGATGTTCGTAGCATATCCTGTGGCCCACAGATCCCTTGCCAAGAAGATCCCCTAAACCAATAAAGACGAGACATGcgtccaatatatatatatatatataaatatatatgatGAGACATATGTCATATATATAAAAGTGATCTCTTAAACCAATCAAGATGAGACATGTGTTCGATAAATAAAGTAGAAACCCCTAAACCAATCAAGATGAAAAATGAGTCCTAGGTCCCTCTAAACCAATCAAGATGTGACATACGTCCTTGATAGGTAACATTACACAAGCAAATAAGTAAtcttttaaaaatattattatttaaaatgacGCTCAAttattatgaaaagaaaaatgaccaATCGTGTAGTGACACAAATGGTataaactttttcttttctttaaacattatatatttatagaacATAGATTCAATTATATGtttgataaataaattaatatatcattatctatcaattaggttttaattcaattattttattttacctcTTTTGCTTAATGAAATTTGTCTCTACCTCTCCaccacaaaataaaaataaatatatataaaagaaaaattataataaaaattaagaatgagaaaatgatgatgaagatggtagtttcactttctctctctctcaattgttGCTTTCTTTGAAAGCCTTGTCTGACCTTTCCCATTTTTTAGGTTATTTACATTGTAGGGGTAGctctattctttatttttaaattgttattctttttaaaaGGACTTTGAGAGTGAAAAGAGGATAGTGTAGGGCCTTagatttaatttaaattttagagTGACATTTATGACTTTAGGTGGGAAAAGCCTAATGGTGGTCCTAACTCCTAACTCCTTAATGATCAGCATTAGCATTCGAATCATTTTAATAAAATCGGTATTTATAATATATGAATTATCACAGAAGTACGAACGTGTGGCATGACGTCAGACCCGGTGATGTTGACACGTGTTTTCTCACTTTTTATCATTTGATTACGAGAGTGAGATGACCTCATCAGTGCCGGTTTCTTATTGGCGTTTAGATTTTGGGTTTCTTACGAACCGTCACAAAAAATTAAACCGGTTGGGATAAAGACCGACCCAAATCGATAAATATTGAATTTGATGGGTTCCGTGGTGTGTGATGAAATTGAATTGATTCATGGTCATCCAAACGAAATAAATCGTGATAGCAGCAATAATAAGAACCacagtaatcttagacttataCTATATATTTGAAGGGGTTGGTTGTTTGAACAATTCTTCGAGATCTCTCTGGCACATACCACTATTTTTTCTATGGATGAAAAGTGGATCGGACAAAGGCTAGTAGCAACGCTCTTCCACATAACCTTGTGttactgatgatgatgatggattAAGGGTAAGTACACTATTCCATCTCCATTGATTGCATATGGGCTATCTTTGGTTCCTCCCGCTTTGGGGTTAAACTTTTTATCCGTTCCATCTTTGGACCGAGATTCCTTGCACCCATAGATTCCCACTCACCATAGTTTATGCTTTAGTAGCTACTGTTTCACTGGCTCTAGTATACATTGGCTTTCAAGGAATGGAATATTACCAAGCACCCTCCGCTATTTTGGATAGTATTTATGGTTATACATTTTTCTTAGCAACTGGCTTTCATGGTTTTCATGTGTTTATAGGTACTCTTTTTTCGATCATATGTGGTATTCGCCAATATCTTAGTCATCTGACCAAGTAGCATCACGTTGGCTTTGAAGCAGTCGTATAGTACTGGCATTTTGTAGACGTGTTTCGGTTATTCCCATTTGTCTCTATCTGTTGGTGGGGATCCAAGCCACTCGATGGTGAGGAGAGACTAGGGGTTTCCAACCCTTCGATCCTTATAGTGAGTTCATCAtgcatttaaaagaaa
This window encodes:
- the LOC122080769 gene encoding transcription factor FER-LIKE IRON DEFICIENCY-INDUCED TRANSCRIPTION FACTOR-like, coding for MDPQEFQVFHEHISNYGFQSSINESNYDHLIDLIRGENAEEPILTNFNPNYDGSSELLMFNGGLVDNQFAPASMLGDMFTDFNSINNSNPNSTFNSLPPFSEEDEIIREEEENDNDGYNSSATTTTSPKNNVDRSRTLVSERRRRGRMKEKLYALRSLVPNITKMDKASIVGDAVQYVQELQMEAKKLKTEISGLESSLKGGVERLQGLADKPKKIPDFDKNHLSCRKIVEMDVFQVEERSFYVRLASIKGEGVAVALHKALESLTCFDVQNSNISTVCDKLVLTCSLNVREFGEEMNMSTLKIWVTGALLNQGFEFKTPVL